The segment AAAGGCAAAACCCTTTCAAAATCCACCACAAAGTACTGTTGTCAGCTGATCTACCAGATTACACCTTAGGTGCAAATCACTTCCCAAATGAATCTTTCTTGCAGTTTTATGTGTTTATTcaacttccccagcactgatctgtaGCCCATGCTTTAAGAGATTAAATGGTTTGCGTTCTTCAGTTCAGCCATCGTCCGGGTATCACGCACATGGGTAAATTTTGAACGCCTCCTGCAGGTTAGCAGTCATATCAGCCACAAGAAATGGCAGTAAATCGCTTTGATATGCAGGACATATTATGCAGGACGATACCAAGTAGGAAAAGGAGGACACAGGCCACAAGTAGCACAGTGCAAACGCCTGAGCAAGTGGAAGTTTTGATACCTTCCCTGCCTTCATCCTCTTCCTCATCCTCCCTCAGTCCATTTTGCATCGGGTGCTGtcgatgctgctgctgttccccGGGGATGAGCACAGCAGTTACAGTCTTCCGCTGATTCCCTGGCAACAGTCGGCAACCCCCCTCTCCTGGCAACAGAGCATTCTCCTTAGTTACAGTCAGAGGGACCATGTAGCAACCACTGCTTGGGAGCCTGATAAAGACTGGGGTGCGGTCTGAAGTGTGGGGGATACTGATCACTGTGATTATTTCTGGGTCATCAGGCAGCTGAGACACTGAGAGGCTGGGGGAGAGTTTGGTCACACTCCGACACCAGGGGCACATCAGCTCCTTCTGACTGCTCCTCATCTGTTGAAGGCAGACAGAGCAGCAGGTGTGCTTACAGTCCAGTTGCTTAGGGCGGCGATGTGGGCTGTAGTAATTAAAACAAATCTGGCATTCCATTTGTGAATCTTGGGAAACTGTCTCCATCTTCACACTGACAGCAGTctctcttttcttttaaaaaaaagaattttaGGTTTCCCAGAAATGTAGGCTTTTATTGTATTATTTCCTTCTCTTGAAAAGCCCTGTTATCTGACTTAAAGCTCTGCTAATCTATTGGTGCTCCTTCGGGAGGGACAAGTTGTGCAACACGCCGTCACTTCCGGCAGACAGCCAACTATTTACTTCATTACCTGCAAAAGAAAAATAATGAAGTTAAGATTGAAGTGAATTTGAATATTACCAAAGTTATCACATGCTGGGTGTAGTTACAGGTGGCAGTTGCTTCTTACAACTTGTAAACAAAACTTATTGATTTGCAAGTGGTACGAAGATAGGACTTTACACCACCTTTCACATCTTCAGGATATCCCAaggcaatgaaatactttttgaaacaGTCACTGTTGCATTGAaggcaaacacagcagccaatttgtacacagcaaactcccacaaacagcaatgaaataaatgaccaaatGATCTATTACAGTGGTCTTGATTGTGAGACAAATATTTGCCAGGATAGCTTCTCTGCTTACTTTGAATAGTGCTCCTAGATCAGTGATGTCCAGAAACAAGGTCAGACAGGGcatcggtttaacatctcatttgagagacagtatctctgacagtgcagcactctctcagtactgcactggagtgtcagcctagattatgtgctcgtgtctggagtgggacttgaattcatGACTTTGTGACTTAGAGATGAGCTGAGCCAAGGGTATTTATCAAGTATTGATTCACACAATTCATCAACATGCTCCCATCATTATTTGCCTAAATAACACGTGAagttggcagaagggtcaagaatcagaggacaccaatttaaggtaatcACCAAAAAACAACAGAGGAAAACCCCTATGcaatgatctgaaatgcactccctgagagtgcagtggaggcagattcagtcctggctttcaaaagggaattggataattatctaaagagaaaaaaaaatgcaggactACAGAAGGGGAGTGGGATGAGCTGAGTAGCTCTGACAGAGAGCAAGCACAgatacaaagggctgaatggcctccttctgtgctgtaactcttctatgattctatgatctaaAAAGAAAGCAACAGAAACCCTCTCAACACATGTAATCCTCCTGTGAGGAGCAGCAAGCCAAATGTTCCTATTTAACCCCTAAGAACCaagaaaacccatttggttctgTGACAAATCAGTTCAGTTTACCGATTTCACAGGCACATCCTTTTTAGCCGAGATTTGTCTGGAGTCTTTCAACTTTATTATTCTGGATAAGTTTACAGAAagctgtattggggaaggggggggggggggggggggggggggaggggcaagggagAGTGGGACTTTGTTCATGAAATGTCTTGAGACAGAATAAGCAGATGATATTGCATATTCCTCTCACAGCAAGTTATTTTTCTACAACCAGTCAAGAAATAAACGGGAGCATCTGAAAATATGATCGACGGTAAGCGTATCGGTGCAgactcttctgcactgtgcgattctgtgaaaaggaagctttttttttaaaaaaaaagacaaaagaaattaaaaatgcacATGTTTAACATGAACTATTTGATCCGTAGTGAAAGGCTCGTTCTTGCCCTCAACTCCATTACCAGTCCGTGCGGCCCTTCTGTTACACAATACCTTCTGTAGCATACACAATACAGTGGAACCTACAGACGAGACTGAATCTTCCCAAGCCAGTTTCTTTGTCTCCAAGTGCCCCACACTTGTACATTTTTCAAGCAATTCAGCCGACTACTTTTAACATTATGGAAATACTCACCCTGATATGAACGtgacaacttttttttttaccgcGAGGAGGCAGATGCTTGGCTTTATATTAGAAAACGGGATGAAATTtctttcagagaaaaaaaaattggggaTTTATAAGCTTAATTTCAAAGGTGTGAGTGCTGTCACTTTCCCGCACTACGCTATTTCCAAAGTCTGTTTCAACGGCTTTCGATATGGCGATGTGCGAATTAAAGGGACCTTCAATTAAAACGATATATACTAAAATAAGGACATAGTTCCAAAACCCAAACGCAGGACACTCTGCTGTAGCCAAACAAGCTTCATCACTGCAGTCACTTCTGTTCCAAAATAAGCAAGGCTGCTCCTTTTTTTTTTGTGGTTGTCCCTGCAGCTGATCAGATCTCAAAAAGCTTAGCTAAATATTTAGAGAAAGATGGGACAAGGGCAACGAGATTCGGCAATGGCACGACTTGTTTTCGCGTTCACCCCGGCGGTGTCTTTGGTCCCTTGTAATTCTCTAACTAGTTAACTCTGACCCACAGTCTTAAGTGTCATTTTCGGGAGCAAATAAACTATTATTGATCGCGGCAACAAAACCAACGCCAATACGCGCACTGTGGAAAACGGTTATAGCGCCTGATTTtgtggcggtgggtggggggggggttatcTTTTTGTTAATGATTGCATTATTTTTTCCCTCCAAATACGGTCAATGCAGCACAGATGCCGGCTgctcggcccatcgtgcctgtactGTCCCCCTGGCCGCTCCCGCTCGCAGCTCTCTGCTTTTAGCGACACTGACAGCCGCTGAGCTGCAGAGAGACGCGGATTACATGACCCGCTCAACAAATGAGCAGAGGCGCACACAACTCCAGCGCACCACAAGGAAGGGGTTCGCATTCTGATTCAAAGTTATGATGATTTCTGAGACATTGGGTCGCCAAAAGAATAGAGTCCACatccccagcacccacccccaccgtgCACCAACCGTGCAGGTTATAGACTCACTGCAACTCACTGCATCCGCTTTTTGCTGAGAAACAAGAAGTTATTGGCAGCTCCCCTCCTTGCAGTTGCAGCTGGACACAGACATGCAGCCTCCCCCACcaaccagcccccacctcccaaaaaAAAGACAGAGGTCAAGAGAGGAAAAGAGATACCTTCAACAAGCTATGATATCACTAGCAATTTTCACAGGCTGCAAATGCTCTGTATTATCTGTGATGAAtgaatgcctctctctctctctctctctgtctctatttgctTATTTTTTTTGACGCTCTCACTTGTTCTGCAGATtttttctcccctcctctctctgaaAATCGCTGTCTTGTGTACTCCTTGCTTGCACCAGCAtctcccgccaccaccccccccccccccccccaaaaccctcaCCAGCAGTTGCAGCTCCAGTTGTCtggctgctccctctccctgcgCTCGGATACATGTAGCCTagtgggctggctggctggcccGCGCGGCGCGCTGGGAGCTGTAGTTTCGCGGGCGGCTCCGCCTCCTTTGCTGGCCGCGGGAGGGGACTACCACTCCCGGGCCGCACCGCGCTCACCGGGCTGGCCCCGCCCCCTTCCCGCGGCCCAGCTGACGCCGCGCGCGCAGGTGAGGGACGCTCATTGTTCCCGTTTGATGGGCAGGTCCCAGGTAGGCGGAGCTGCTCATGATTGACAGCTTGGTCCCTGGGCAGGTAACAGGCTTTTTTTTATTAGGGGAGGCGCAATTATGCTTATTAATTCATACAATGGGAGAAAAATCACAGGCAATTCCTTGACTTGCATATAATGTGTTTCTCCCCAATTTTTCACTCAAGTGTTGAGATTTTTCATTTTGTCAAGCTTTGCAAACGGTAAGAGGCACATCACCTCCAGTAACAATTTTAACGTTGATTGTTGCAGACGCCCGAATAAAAACTCACCATTTCAAAAACTGCAAATATCTATTCATTCCCCAGCTCTCCAGATCAGCAGCCAGCCGGTGACTGAGACATATCTTACAGTCATTCCTCTTAAAAAATTCAGGATAACATTTGtgtttttaaaacacacaaaaaaaaatgccCCCCCTGGGGTTATCGACTTCtggcaataaaaaaaaacatttcatttAAACAGGTGCTTCCTTTACACATTATATGCAAAAAGATCATGGCAAAGTATGTAGAACGGTTTCATGTAATTTCCTGCAGTTTCTCTCCTGTGTATAACGGGAGGAGGCAGTATTCCAACGATTGTCCATCTGtcgtctatctatctctctctctccctttgttcctcagctGCTTATCTTCTGGTGTTTCTCTTCTGCTGCCTTCGTTTCAGTCCCAGTGTGTTGTGCCCTCTCTGAGCCCCTGCAGTTTGCGGCTTTCGTTCACAGTCTTGGCCATCTTGTAACCCATCAGACGTCAACCAACCTCAGCAGCACAACTGGGGCTGAGAATGATCCAGTCGGACAGCTGGAGGTCCATGGTGCCAACGCTGGAGATGAGGGACATTGTTCTCTGAGTGTCATGTACATTTTCGAGAATTATTGGCACCATGTTGAATTTGATAGCCACCACTGCCCGACTGCtgacccaccactccccacaaAAAGTCATCAGTTGCAAAATCCATTCGAACCCATGAAATGTTGAGTTTAGGGAATTCATTGCTGGATTTATGTCAGGAATCCTACAGAATACTATtgcctgtcaggaagatataataattttcataatattattggagtTTATCATAGAGTGATAGTGGGGCCTGTGTCtatgggcctgtgtgtgtgtgtgtgtatgggggggaacataattgaattaaagatgtaagagaagctaggtttgaaatgctaaatagctaaacatggatgaagttttagaatgtgaggtacaaagggaaaatttgcatttttaaataaaccagagtagcttaaattcaaaagagagggtgaaatgttacatCTCGCCAGAAGAAGTTGAGAAACAGTGTATtaattttcccaaagattacaggCAAAATTAGCACTATGATAGATTCTTTATTattagaggtaaagtccaaagacatagtgaaacaatgggaatttgcattcaaaggggaaaatatgtataaaggagagaaggctatgcACAATGGCAGGCATTTTAAGAACTAATacaaaaagcctccagcatcttaGCCTCAAGCtgaggaaccgaagctgagaaaaactcactctGAATTTGACTATCCagggtgtgtgctttgcctgggtctattTAAATCAATGTTTGCCTTGACATAGGTATAACtgagagttagattaactaggggagctaggagttatcatagtagtaatttgtaaacctatgtatgtgcttaaaatcattttttaaaaattttaataaaggtttaatttacttttgtaagaaacctagaagacttggtggtcttattactactgaattcaaggcacgcatctcgaaataaataaaaattgtaaaatagctgtggcagttgtttcaaatttccctctgggatttgaacagctcagcatttaccatccgctgtgccagaacaatagttatccctcaaacaacacttCAAGAATCTGGCCATGACCACATTGcaatttatgggagcttgctgtgcgcaaatagTTGCCGcattttctatattacaacagtgactacacttaaaaatatttcattgactgcaaagtgctttgggatatcatgtgatcatgaaagacactatataaatgcaagactattttttttctttatagtGTCATGTACAGTAAGGTGGGAGAAGGCGTGTGTGGACTAAAAACagcagcatagaccagttggtctgaatggcctgttttctgctGTTCACTCCATTGTCAGCAACTAGTGTATAGGACAAAGTAAAGATAAATCTGATAGAAAACTATTTATTTTTAACCCGTGTTAAAATAGAAACAACACAATACCTAGAATTACATCAGGTCTGCAGttcagaaacaggctatttggcctaAAAGGTCTGTGCCAGTCGTtatgcacccccctccccccaagtctcctcccacctccccttcaTCTCTGTCAATGATTTCACActtcaccctatcaacatatctttctactcctttctccctcacgtaCTTACCTTGCTTTCTAGTAAATGCATGCTTGCCTCAATTGTGtaccaagttctagattctcaccactctccaggTAAAGTTTCTCCTTGAATTCCCAACTGGATTTATTAGCAAGTATCTTATATTTTTTGCTCcgagttctggtctcccccaaAAGTGGAAGCATCAGCAGGAATTTTACCAGCTTTTTAGCGATGGGCTGGAAGGTGGTAAGGCTGGTAAAATGTTGCAGGAAGGAGTCAGGGGCATGCCCAACGTTTTCCTGCCACAATGCCAATTTATCAGCGACTGGAAAGGTAGCAGATCAATCGCCTGCCGGGAgcccaattgagccacttaagtaGCTGACTAAGGGCTTCTTACCATTTCAACGGCCATTTTTCCTGCATCAGAGGTGGAAGAGGACCTGCTGCTGTGTGGGGAACCATCCATTAAAACCTGGCATCCTCCAAGCATGTTCTGGGGTGAGGGGTCCATCCCTTTTGGATTCTCCATGGCCCTTGGAGGAGCCCCTGGCAGCAAAGGCCACCCCCTTGGCACCAGTGCCACTGGCGCTTAgcaacatccccaccccccaatcgCTAGAGCCTGGCATCAGCACCACTACACCCACTTCGAAGGTGCCCATCTAAAGAGGTGCCTTCCTTGCAGCTGCAGCCCCAGCAACATCCAGTGCCAGCAATGGCGCTACTGAGCTGCTGGCCTTCTGATTGGGTCAGCACctcctggggggggtggggggggtggggggggtgggacccTATCCTTTAATTTGGATGGCAGCCACTGCCAGCAAGATGCCAACCCAGGTCCTGATGCCATCTCGCTTTCGGTTCTGACAGTGGCACTTCGGCTGTCCCTGTTAAATACAACCCACCTTCTCCGTGTCTATCCCATCAAATTTTAAAGGCCTCTTCTCAGGATTTTTTTTCGAGAAAAAAGAGTCTCAATCTGTTCTGCTGTTTCTGATAAATATACCCATTCAGCActggtatcattcttgtgaacctttttTGGACCTTCCACAGTACCTCTATAATGTTGGTAAACCAGTTTACCATCATATATCAATAGAGGGATTTGCATTCTCATTTTTATCCACAGGAATGGAATAGTCAGCACTGGCTTTCTGAGATAGCTATTGGTGTATGTTTTAATTGTCAGTTCAGTGATGTACAATGTTGTAACAGGCCCATCCTCAAATCTCCAGAAATAGCAAGCTTTTACTTGATTTTACCAAGAGGGTTTAGATTGGCTGTGTTTTGACAACAGTTCTGTTTGAATCAGAATTTATGCTGTTTGCAGCAAGCTCATGCTTGCAAAGGTATTGTTAGTAAACCTTGGCTATACATTGATTAACAACACTGGGTGG is part of the Carcharodon carcharias isolate sCarCar2 chromosome 3, sCarCar2.pri, whole genome shotgun sequence genome and harbors:
- the rnf152 gene encoding E3 ubiquitin-protein ligase rnf152 yields the protein METVSQDSQMECQICFNYYSPHRRPKQLDCKHTCCSVCLQQMRSSQKELMCPWCRSVTKLSPSLSVSQLPDDPEIITVISIPHTSDRTPVFIRLPSSGCYMVPLTVTKENALLPGEGGCRLLPGNQRKTVTAVLIPGEQQQHRQHPMQNGLREDEEEDEGREGIKTSTCSGVCTVLLVACVLLFLLGIVLHNMSCISKRFTAISCG